The sequence CCGTCACGCAATACTGCTGCACCGGAGGACTTGAGGGTTCGCCATACCCGCATACGCACTGTCGCGTTTTGGGTGGGCAGGGATAAGATCAGTAATACCCATTTCATATATTGTAGATTTAGTTACACAAAGGTAGGAAAGTCTACAATATTTTATCGATGGTGTACAGCGGCCAGAATGATCCATGATCGTGGCGGTAACATTACCAGCTTTGGTATTTGGGTTTGGCCCGATACATTGATTCTGCCCCGAATGTTGACCGAATCATTCAGCATCCATCAGGGTTGCCATCTTCTCCATTAAGATAATTGACGCATTATTGCTGAGCTGCTGGCCTTCCTCGATATACTCCCAGACGGTGGCATCGCTCTTCCAGCCGCCTTGTTTCTTGATCAACTCAAAATCCACTCGCTCACGCGCTGCCGATGTGGATAACCCTCTACGGAAACTGTGGCTACTGAGTTCAGGCACAAAATCAAACTCACAGGCTTGCCCCAGCGTTTTGAGCAAAGCATTGACCGCACCTGGAGCCAGCGCTTTTTCCTGAATGTGATCCCAGCGGTTGGTGGGACGAAACACCGGACCGCTGGTGATGCCCGCTGCATCTAACCAAGTTTTCACGGCGGTAGCCGGACAACAAGCGGCCTTTCCGTAAGGTAAAGCTCGCATTAAACCCATGCCTTGCTGGTCGGTCTTGGAGCGCGGCAACCGGATGAGCAGCCCCTCCGGCTCCCAAACCAGATCATTGACCTGAAGAGCAACCAGCTCACTGCGACGCAAGGCGCCGAAGAACCCGGTGAGTACCAAGGCAATATCCCGGTATTTCTTTTTGTTGTCCGGTAAGTGCCGCAAGTAATTTACTAGTTGGGCGATGTGCTCCAAGCGCAACGCCTTGGCCTTGCGCTTGGGCTGTCCATGGGTGCGGCGAATGCCCTCCATGGTTTTACATACCAGCGGATCACGAACCGGGTCAGTCAACCCTTGGTAGTGGTGCCATTGGCTAACGGCCGTGAGGTGAAGGGCGAGAGTCCGGCTATTCAGCACATCGGCCTTGGCCACCAGGTAACGCACCAGGGTATCCCGATCCGTGGGCAACCGCCCGCCCCATTTTTCGAACTGCCGAATCGCTGAACGGTAGGCTGTTCGCGTGTTATTGGAGGTCGCCGCTTGCAGATAGTGGCGCAGTGAGTCGGATTCTGCCAGCGACGGCAAAACTGATTGCTCACTACGTAATGGCGAATCCGATGTGAGTTTGGGTGTGTAGTTATCCATGGTTATCCCTTTTCTGTGGGTCGCTGGAAGGCACCAATGTACTGGTGTTACAAACATCAATTTTTCATTTCTCACTCATAACCCACGATAACATTCATTATCGAAGGTTACTATTTAATTTTTATTGGCTGCATAAAAGTCAATATATTATGTTATATTACGTGCTATGTAATACGTTACTAAATAATCACCGAGGGAAACTGTCATGGCTCGCGCCGGAATCACTTACTACGATGTCTCGAAAGCCGCAGAGGCTATCAAAATCCAGAACCAGGAGCCTACCGTAGATCGTGTCCGCGAGCATTTGGGAACCGGCAGCAAAAGCACCATTGCACCACTACTCAAGCGCTGGCGGTCAGATAATGGGGAGGTGGTCGATGTGAGCGGGTTGCCGAATGATCTCGTCGAGGTAGTAAAAGCCTTACATGAACGGGTTCAGCAGATGGCCGACCAGCGCATCGCGCAATCCCGCGACGAATTCAAGGCATCGAATGATCAACTCCGGAAAGAATTGACTGAGGCCCGTAACAGCATCGCGCAGCTTACCGACCGCCAACAGGATCTGAACGCCCAGCTATCGCAAATTACCGAAGCAAAAGCCCTGCAAAGCAAGTCCCTGGAAGATGTACGCATTAAGCTAGCAACGGCAGAGGCTCAACGCGACGAAGCCCTTTCACGAACTGCTGAATTAAAGGAAAGCGTTGCAGAACTCAAGCAGGAAAATAAGGATATTCGTGATCACTTTGAACACTACCAGCAACGCACCGCCGAAGATCGGCAGCAGGAACGCGAGCAATTCCACGTGGTTAACCAGGGCCTGAAAGACCTGATTCAAGACCTGCAACACCGGCTCATCCAAGCCGAGTCAAGCGCGTCCGAACTGATAGACACTAATGCGCACTTACAACGACAAACGCATGAGCTCGAACAGGCCAATGCGATGAACAAAAGCACCTTGGATAGACAAGTGGTCGATATCGAGAACTTGGAGCATCGACTTAACGACGCCTCGGCAAAAAGCCGGGAGCAGCAACATAAAAGTGAACAACTGGCGGATAATATTGCCGCACTTACCAGCCAGAAAGCAGATGCCGATAAGCAAGTGGCCGTACTATCCCAAGCATTGGAGGCCACTAAAACGGATCTGATAGTCTCTCAGAATAGAGTGGAAGCTCTGTCCGATGAGAACAGGTTGATTCTTCAGGAAAAAGCGGTGATTCAGGGACAGTTTAAGCAGCTTCAGGATTCGCTATCTCGGTAAGGATTTTATCCAGCCTTTGTCAGAAAAGCTAAATGAATCAATGTCTTATTTGCAAAGTGGCTAATTCCAACGCTTTTACCGGCCGGACCTCTAATTATCATCGGAGCAATTTGTTGGCCGTCTTCATTAAAGCAATTTTCAATCTCTAAGCGATTAAAGCGGATCTCACAGACATTGTGGTCCACTGTTACTGGTTGCTCGCTGGTTCGGAATTGAATCGGCGTTTCGATAACCTCAATCGTAGTAACTAACCATTCAGCCAACGCCATCATCCTATCGTATTTCACGCTGGAGCTATTGATTACTGATAGCATTTGATTGATGCAGGCCTCCATATCCTGCCCTTTGCGACCAAGCTGGATAACACGCTTAATATGACTCTTGATTTCACGGTATGACTTGTCATCCACAAAAGGCTTTAACCTTTTTATCAGGATCTCATTGCGGCGTTGCATTGGCACAAATCGGTCTGACTCAGCACAAGTCATATACAAGTGCATCTGCGATGTGTGAAAGACGGATTTAAGCTGCTCTTCGTAACTGTTCATTCATAAGCCTTCAAATTACATTGCTTTACGCACTGTATTACGTCATGGGAATTACGCAAAAATTGACCTAATTACTCTCCGTTTGCGGTCTTTAATTCCTTGCTTCATAGCTGGAGCCATTAAAGGAGCCCAGTGGCGTAGCTGCTTGCTTATCGGCACGAGTACCGCGCTTAACTGAAGCGTCAAACGTAGTGAGTGGCTTGATCTCTAACGGCTCACTTTGCAATACAATAAGCGGCATCGTAGCGGTAACCGTTTTCACCTTCCCGTTAATCATGAGATTGGCCACGGGCTGCGGCTGAATATCCCGACGCGCCCGAATCATCGCTTCGGGGGTGTTCAAGATGTTCTGCTTTAACAGCAATAGCTGACTTGGGCATTCATCGCCAAGGCGCTTAATATCCGCGTTCAGTTGCTGTAGCAATTTGTCTTTATCGACCTTCGACACCACATCCTTGCATAACCAGCTGAGCCGCGCCGAGGTCATGGGTTCGTCAAAGCATCGGATTTGGCGATAGAGATGTAACGCCATGACACCAGGGCAAACCTCTCGTAGTTTCTCAAATCTGTCTGCACGGGCGCTGTACTTGGTGGTGATTTCCTTCTCGATGGCCGCTTTAGCCAAGTTAATCCGGGCAATGACATCCATAACTTTGTGAGTGACTAACGGCGATGTGGAGTACCAAAGCACCCCAGGCGTTCTACGAGCTGAGCGCTGCGAGTAATCAGGATGAATGTGTAAATCACCGTAAGCGAGTTTGGCTTTCGTTACTGCTGCAAGACCCAGTGTTTCGCGTACCGAAATCACCGTCACCGGCTCGCGCACTTTCTCAGCCGATTTTATGACGGGCGGTACAGGTGTCACGCTGGCACGGATAGGGGTATTCGAATCAAGCAGGTGATTGAGCTCCCGCAATGAGGATTGGATCACTTCATAGCTATCCGATATGATACACAAAGCTATCACCTTAAAGTATTTTTGTTGTTGTCTTACTGTAACCTTATTTAGACCATCATGCAATGATGTGGGCTAACAAAGATAGGTGTACACCCCTACCTCTTGAGTATCTGGATAGATAATTAATAGTGCTCAATAAAGTGGCGATGGCCATATTTGAGAAAGTGGAAGAGAAATTTAGATAATCTTAGTGACGACAAGATTATGGCAGATTTTGCAAATAATCGACTTTAGCCATTGAATTGAGATTAGAATACCCTAGCCGCCCTGATGACCTGATGACCTGATGACCTGACCGGTTGATATAACTTACGTTCTTCCCCATACTTATTTGAGCTACATTTATTCGACATTTAACAGGGTCAATTAAGTATGACTTCCAATGCCTTTTTAACACTCGGAAAAGCCACAGACGGAGAGTTAATCGCTATCGATGTGGTAAATAGTGGTAAAACCGACCTCTCCTGCCCCTTTTGTGCCGTGCCGTTGATCGCCGCAAAGGGGCTAGTCAATATTCATCACTTTCGACATGACGGCGAAACCTGCCATGAGTCACTGCAACAGCTGCCACAAATACCAGGCTGGGATCACTTTCGCCTTTGCGCGCCTGATTTCCTTGTTAATGTCTTACAGAATTACGCCGAAGCCCATCCTGGGGAAGTATTTTGGTATGAACCTAAGCATGTTCGTGATCTGTTAAAGCACAATCTTATTGAGACCGACAGTTACACGGGTAAATATCGACTGACCGATGCCGCGTTAATCATCACCGGCCAACTATCGCTGAGTAAATTCAGCAACTGGTTTCGCCGCCAACTCACAGCCCGGATACATAGAAAATCGCAGTTAGTGGCTAACAACGAACTACATCGAGCACACTTTGAGATTGAGGCTTGGCGCCAACAGCAGCTGATGATGGCTACCACCTATTTATTTGAGTTAACCCTAGACAGTGGTGAAGTCATTTATAAGGTGGGCCGGACACGTCGTGAAGTGAACGTAAGGTTAGCTGAAGTCATGTCAGAGATGAAAGCCCACTTTAACCAGGACATCTCCACCAAAGTATTGCGGTTAATCCCTTACGGCGGTTATCTGGAGCAGTATGTATTGTATCGATACCGGCTATCAAAGAGAGAGATAGGAAAACATCAAGAATATCTGAGCCTCGATGCGTCAGCATTGAAGCAGCTTAAGGCCGCATTCACACGCGTAGCCAATGACTTAGCCCCCTTCGATAAGGACGAGCGCTTTATTGCCACAGGGCGTTGGCGTTACGAACCCAAGCGATTAGATGCTGTGCGTAAAGGGATTCGCCAGACGATTCAAAGCGGCAGCAGTTTTGGGCGCCCCAAGGGAACCATCAAAGTCGGTGGCGAGGAATGGCGCAAGCAGTATCAATATGTGATTGATCTGTTGGAGGCAGGCAATCTCACTCAAGAGAAAATCGCCAGATTAACACTCAATAGCACCTCGACGGTGAAGCGAGTTAAAAAAGTTATATCCAAGGAAACGCCAGAATAAGCGCGTCAGAGTTTAACGGAATTATCAGGTGTACTCCGTGCTCTTGCTTATTCCTTCCCCCTAGTTAGCATGATGGTCTAAATTGAATTATTTTGGCATCGGTTATATTGGGAATTATCATTTGGTGTTAATGTCTTCCCCATAATTACATTTGGAAATCTTTTGCTCGGGACGAAACAATGTTACGTGAGATGTTCAACTTCAATAGTGCTAGTGACACAGTGAAAACCTATGTATTGCGCTTACGCCGTGCCAAGCAAATGGAAACATTAGAACTGATGGTTGAGCGCCTTGAAGCCGATGCGAAAAACGCCGTTGAACGCGCCGACATCGCCACGGCTTACTGTATTCGAGAGTTGGAAATTGCTAATAGCGTTGGATAGCGTTAATGGTTGAAGGTTGGTTAGTTGTACTCAGCTTAGGGGTAACTCTGACACTGTTGTCACTGATGCGGGACAGGTTCTTTTCCTTACTTGGTCGAGGATGGCTATTTCGCGTCTATGCGGCTCCTGGTGTATTTATCCATGAACTCAGTCATGCGCTGACCGCCATTTTGGTCGGATTTAACATCACCCACATCTCATTCTTTTCCCCCCAGCCGGACGGCACCCTCGGTTTTGTGCAGTACAAGTATCGACCTTCTATTATCAGCCCTTTACTGCGCCTCTTCGTTGGTATTGCGCCGCTATTCGGTGGTTTATTCGTTGTGTGCTTACTGAATTGGCTGTGTCAGGCGCCTACACTCACTGATTGGTCAGCGCTTTACGATTACGCTGCTGTTGAACCGGTGCGGTTTGGAATTTGGCTGTATCTAACATCCTCCGTGGTGGCGAATGCAGTTCCCAGCAAAGTCGATTTGAACAACAGCTACATTGCGCTGTATTGCATCTGCTTTATGATCGGGGCGCTGCCTTTCAGCTACGCCCCGCTTTTGGACTTGCTTACCCCGATAATGGCGATGTGCTTGTTTGTGGTCTTGCTGTTTGCGGCGGCATTGTCATTGGGCTACCTCTCGCGACAACTATCCTACGGTTAAGCCGCTTTCCAGCTCCATCCCTTAACATTTTCCTGCAACTAGCGGTAAAGAATCCTCTTTGGTTTACCAGTTTGCTGCAACAACAAGCGGATATTCTGCAAATACTTACCAACAAGAATGCGGCATATTTACCACTCAATTGAAATGGTTTACCACTAAGCGAGTATGAATCATTATTACTCAGTAACGAACGAATACTCAGAGTGAGACTTAATTACACTCCAACTCATGCGGCTTTGAGTACAGCACTGATCACTTCTTTAGCCATCACCGGTGGTACTGCATTGCCAATCATCAATTTGTCGCTCCCGCTGTGTCTTAGGTATCATGATGATTTTCTCCTGTATTCATTAAGAAAATCATCCCATAAAGTCACAATGAGGCAAATTTTGGTCATTCTGAGGTAGGTTTTGCTAAATGCTAATGTTGTAGGAGGGGTCGTCTCAGAAAACGGAAAATAAAGCACGCTAAGGCGTAACTACCCTCGGCTACACCGCGTCGGCACCACGCGGCTCTTTCTCCCCTTGCAGCGAAGCAATCAGCGGGCAAGAAACGTTCCCTTGCCGCGCATGGCAGGCGAACACAAGTTCGGATAGCACGGTTTCCATGCGCGCCAGGTCGGTCATTTTTTCGCGCACGTCCTGAAGCTTGTGCTCGGCCAGGCTGCTGGCTTCCTCGCAGTGGGTGCCGTCATCCAGCCTCAGCAGCTCTGCGATCTCGTCGAGGCTGAATCCGAGCCGCTGGGCTGATTTCACGAAGCGCACCCGCGTCACATCCGCCTCGCCATAGCGGCGGATGCTGCCATAGGGCTTGTCCGGCTCCGGCAACAAGCCCTTGCGCTGATAGAACCGGATTGTTTCCACGTTGACCCCGGCCGCCTTGGCGAAAACGCCAATAGTCAGATTCTCCAAATTTTTTTCCATATCGCTTGACTCCGTACATTGGTACGGAAGTAAGCTTAAGCTATCCAATCCAGATTTGAAAGGACAAGCGTATGTCTGAACCTCAAAACGGGCGCGGGGCGCTCTTCACTGGCGGGCTAGCCGCCATCCTCGCCTCGGCTTGCTGCCTGGGGCCGCTGGTTCTGATCGCCCTGGGGTTCAGCGGCGCTTGGATCGGCAACTTGACGGTGTTGGAACCTTATCGCCCGATCTTCATCGGCGCGGCGTTGGTGGCGCTGTTTTTCGCCTGGCGGCGCATCTACCGACCGGCGCAAGCCTGCAAACCAGGGGATGTGTGTGCGATTCCCCAAGTGCGCGCTACTTACAAGCTCATTTTCTGGGTCGTGGCCGCGCTGGTTCTGGTCGCGCTCGGATTTCCCTACGTCATGCCATTTTTCTATTAATCACAGGAGTTCATCATGAAAAAACTGTTTGCCTCTCTCGCCATCGCTGCCGTTGTTGCCCCCGTGTGGGCCGCCACCCAGACCGTCACGCTGTCCGTACCGGGCATGACCTGCTCCGCTTGTCCGATCACCGTTAAGAAGGCGATTTCCAAGGTCGAAGGCGTCAGCAAAGTTAACGTGACCTTCGAGACACGCGAAGCGGTTGTCACCTTCGATGATGCCAAGACCAGCGTGCAGAAGCTGACCAAGGCCACCGAAGACGCGGGCTATCCGTCCAGCGTCAAGAAGTGAGGCACTGAAAACGGCAGCGCAGCACATCTGACGCCCTTGTCTGCTACCACAAACGAAAAAGGATCTGTCGCATGACCCATCTAAAAATCACCGGCATGACCTGCGACTCGTGCGCGGCGCACGTCAAGGAAGCGCTGGAAAAAGTACCCGGCGTCCAATCTGCCATAGTGTCCTATGCCAAGGGCGCGGCCCAGCTCGCCCTTGATCCAGGCACAGCGCCGGACGCACTGACCGCCGCCGTGGCTGGCCTGGGCTACAAAGCGATGCTCGCCGATGCCCCGCCGACCGACAACCGCACTGGGCTGTTCGACAAGGTGCGCGGCTGGATGGGTGCCGCCGACAAGGGCAGCGGCGGCGAGCGCCCGTTGCAAGTCGCCGTGATCGGCAGCGGTGGAGCCGCGATGGCGGCAGCACTGAAGGCCGTCGAGCAAGGCGCGCAGGTCACGCTGATTGAGCGCGGCACCATCGGCGGCACCTGCGTCAACGTCGGTTGTGTGCCGTCCAAGATCATGATCCGCGCCGCCCACATCGCCCATCTGCGCCGGGAAAGCCCATTCGACGGCGGCATGCCACCCACACCGCCGACGATCTTGCGCGAGCGGCTGCTGGCCCAGCAGCAGGCCCGTGTCGAAGAACTCCGTCATGCCAAGTACGAAGGCATCCTGGACGGCAATTCAGCCATCACCGTTCTGCACGGTGAAGCGCGTTTCAAGGACGACCAGAGCCTTATCGTTAGTTTGAACGAGGGTGGTGAGCGCGTCGTGATGTTCGACCGCTGCCTGGTCGCCACGGGTGCCAGTCCGGCCATGCCGCCGATTCCGGGCCTGAAAGAGTCACCCTACTGGACTTCGACCGAGGCCTTGGTCAGCGACACCATTCCCGAACGCCTAGCCGTGATCGGCTCGTCGGTGGTCGCGCTGGAACTGGCGCAAGCCTTCGCCCGGCTGGGCAGCCAGGTCACGATCCTAGCTCGCAACACGCTGTTCTTCCGCGACGACCCGTCCATCGGCGAGGCCGTCACAGCGGCCTTCCGTGCCGAAGGGATCAAGGTACTGGAACACACGCAAGCCAGCCAGGTCGCGCATGTGAACGGCGAATTCGTGCTGACCACGGGACACGGTGAAGTACGTGCCGACAAGCTGCTGGTCGCTACCGGACGGACACCGAACACGCGCAGCCTGGCACTCGACGCGGCGGGAGTCACCGTCAATGCGCAGGGTGCCATCGTCATCGACAAGGGCATGCGCACCAGCACGCCACACATTTACGCGGCCGGCGACTGCACGGACCAGCCACAATTCGTCTATGTGGCGGCAGCGGCCGGCACCCGTGCCGCGATCAACATGACCGGAGGGGATGCTGCCATCAATCTAACCGCGAT is a genomic window of Shewanella sp. GD04112 containing:
- a CDS encoding tyrosine-type recombinase/integrase, whose protein sequence is MDNYTPKLTSDSPLRSEQSVLPSLAESDSLRHYLQAATSNNTRTAYRSAIRQFEKWGGRLPTDRDTLVRYLVAKADVLNSRTLALHLTAVSQWHHYQGLTDPVRDPLVCKTMEGIRRTHGQPKRKAKALRLEHIAQLVNYLRHLPDNKKKYRDIALVLTGFFGALRRSELVALQVNDLVWEPEGLLIRLPRSKTDQQGMGLMRALPYGKAACCPATAVKTWLDAAGITSGPVFRPTNRWDHIQEKALAPGAVNALLKTLGQACEFDFVPELSSHSFRRGLSTSAARERVDFELIKKQGGWKSDATVWEYIEEGQQLSNNASIILMEKMATLMDAE
- a CDS encoding DNA-binding protein; the encoded protein is MARAGITYYDVSKAAEAIKIQNQEPTVDRVREHLGTGSKSTIAPLLKRWRSDNGEVVDVSGLPNDLVEVVKALHERVQQMADQRIAQSRDEFKASNDQLRKELTEARNSIAQLTDRQQDLNAQLSQITEAKALQSKSLEDVRIKLATAEAQRDEALSRTAELKESVAELKQENKDIRDHFEHYQQRTAEDRQQEREQFHVVNQGLKDLIQDLQHRLIQAESSASELIDTNAHLQRQTHELEQANAMNKSTLDRQVVDIENLEHRLNDASAKSREQQHKSEQLADNIAALTSQKADADKQVAVLSQALEATKTDLIVSQNRVEALSDENRLILQEKAVIQGQFKQLQDSLSR
- a CDS encoding DUF2913 family protein, whose protein sequence is MNSYEEQLKSVFHTSQMHLYMTCAESDRFVPMQRRNEILIKRLKPFVDDKSYREIKSHIKRVIQLGRKGQDMEACINQMLSVINSSSVKYDRMMALAEWLVTTIEVIETPIQFRTSEQPVTVDHNVCEIRFNRLEIENCFNEDGQQIAPMIIRGPAGKSVGISHFANKTLIHLAFLTKAG
- a CDS encoding DNA replication terminus site-binding protein, whose translation is MIALCIISDSYEVIQSSLRELNHLLDSNTPIRASVTPVPPVIKSAEKVREPVTVISVRETLGLAAVTKAKLAYGDLHIHPDYSQRSARRTPGVLWYSTSPLVTHKVMDVIARINLAKAAIEKEITTKYSARADRFEKLREVCPGVMALHLYRQIRCFDEPMTSARLSWLCKDVVSKVDKDKLLQQLNADIKRLGDECPSQLLLLKQNILNTPEAMIRARRDIQPQPVANLMINGKVKTVTATMPLIVLQSEPLEIKPLTTFDASVKRGTRADKQAATPLGSFNGSSYEARN
- a CDS encoding GIY-YIG nuclease family protein, coding for MTSNAFLTLGKATDGELIAIDVVNSGKTDLSCPFCAVPLIAAKGLVNIHHFRHDGETCHESLQQLPQIPGWDHFRLCAPDFLVNVLQNYAEAHPGEVFWYEPKHVRDLLKHNLIETDSYTGKYRLTDAALIITGQLSLSKFSNWFRRQLTARIHRKSQLVANNELHRAHFEIEAWRQQQLMMATTYLFELTLDSGEVIYKVGRTRREVNVRLAEVMSEMKAHFNQDISTKVLRLIPYGGYLEQYVLYRYRLSKREIGKHQEYLSLDASALKQLKAAFTRVANDLAPFDKDERFIATGRWRYEPKRLDAVRKGIRQTIQSGSSFGRPKGTIKVGGEEWRKQYQYVIDLLEAGNLTQEKIARLTLNSTSTVKRVKKVISKETPE
- a CDS encoding M50 family metallopeptidase, translated to MVEGWLVVLSLGVTLTLLSLMRDRFFSLLGRGWLFRVYAAPGVFIHELSHALTAILVGFNITHISFFSPQPDGTLGFVQYKYRPSIISPLLRLFVGIAPLFGGLFVVCLLNWLCQAPTLTDWSALYDYAAVEPVRFGIWLYLTSSVVANAVPSKVDLNNSYIALYCICFMIGALPFSYAPLLDLLTPIMAMCLFVVLLFAAALSLGYLSRQLSYG
- a CDS encoding mercury resistance transcriptional regulator MerR; translated protein: MEKNLENLTIGVFAKAAGVNVETIRFYQRKGLLPEPDKPYGSIRRYGEADVTRVRFVKSAQRLGFSLDEIAELLRLDDGTHCEEASSLAEHKLQDVREKMTDLARMETVLSELVFACHARQGNVSCPLIASLQGEKEPRGADAV
- a CDS encoding mercuric transport protein MerT yields the protein MSEPQNGRGALFTGGLAAILASACCLGPLVLIALGFSGAWIGNLTVLEPYRPIFIGAALVALFFAWRRIYRPAQACKPGDVCAIPQVRATYKLIFWVVAALVLVALGFPYVMPFFY
- the merP gene encoding mercury resistance system periplasmic binding protein MerP: MKKLFASLAIAAVVAPVWAATQTVTLSVPGMTCSACPITVKKAISKVEGVSKVNVTFETREAVVTFDDAKTSVQKLTKATEDAGYPSSVKK
- the merA gene encoding mercury(II) reductase yields the protein MTHLKITGMTCDSCAAHVKEALEKVPGVQSAIVSYAKGAAQLALDPGTAPDALTAAVAGLGYKAMLADAPPTDNRTGLFDKVRGWMGAADKGSGGERPLQVAVIGSGGAAMAAALKAVEQGAQVTLIERGTIGGTCVNVGCVPSKIMIRAAHIAHLRRESPFDGGMPPTPPTILRERLLAQQQARVEELRHAKYEGILDGNSAITVLHGEARFKDDQSLIVSLNEGGERVVMFDRCLVATGASPAMPPIPGLKESPYWTSTEALVSDTIPERLAVIGSSVVALELAQAFARLGSQVTILARNTLFFRDDPSIGEAVTAAFRAEGIKVLEHTQASQVAHVNGEFVLTTGHGEVRADKLLVATGRTPNTRSLALDAAGVTVNAQGAIVIDKGMRTSTPHIYAAGDCTDQPQFVYVAAAAGTRAAINMTGGDAAINLTAMPAVVFTDPQVATVGYSEAEAHHDGIETDSRTLTLDNVPRALANFDTRGFIKLVIEEGSGRLIGVQVVAPEAGELIQTAVLAIRNRMTVQELADQLFPYLTMVEGLKLAAQTFTKDVKQLSCCAG